In the Pirellulales bacterium genome, one interval contains:
- a CDS encoding excinuclease ABC subunit UvrC — translation MDFCLTGNLGERSVADDHLPADSEDDLPRGEGGDEPDLPEVEADERALDAARGYLARRSKAFRQAAAKVREFPQKPGIYLMKDGAGRVIYVGKAKNLRARAGSYFLKAAAEDRRTADLVRDIADIDFLEAESEVDALLAEARLIKDVRPKYNVDLKDDKSFPYLEIFVREDFPRVEFTREPSDRGTKLYGPFASASALRGAIQVLQKIFKFRTCSLDIEAGDERWRWYRPCLLASINQCTAPCNLRISKDEYRQDIQRLRMFLDGQKTRLLAEMKREMAAAAAALQFEKAARLRDEIQMLETLDRRGELATHVQPEVFHIDPQRGLNGLRKILKLDKVPRTIEGVDIAHLGGGQTVASLVQFIDGLPFKPGYKRFLIRSVDGVDDFASIREVVARRFHRLQDEERPFPDILLVDGGRGQLNAALAAFAALAITPPTVISLAKREEEVYVPGQEEPLRLSRHAYGLRLLQYVRDEAHRFAQHYHHILRRKSTLGE, via the coding sequence ATGGATTTCTGCCTGACCGGAAATCTGGGCGAACGCTCCGTGGCTGACGATCATTTGCCTGCCGATTCCGAAGATGACTTGCCGCGCGGCGAGGGCGGTGATGAGCCCGACTTGCCGGAAGTCGAGGCCGACGAGCGCGCGCTCGATGCGGCCCGGGGCTATCTCGCGCGCCGCTCGAAGGCGTTTCGCCAGGCCGCCGCCAAAGTGCGCGAGTTTCCGCAGAAGCCAGGCATCTATTTGATGAAAGACGGCGCCGGCCGCGTGATCTACGTCGGCAAGGCCAAGAACCTGCGCGCGCGGGCCGGCAGCTACTTTCTCAAGGCGGCCGCCGAGGACCGCCGCACCGCCGACCTGGTGCGAGATATTGCCGATATCGACTTTCTCGAGGCCGAAAGCGAGGTCGACGCGTTGCTGGCCGAGGCCCGGCTGATCAAAGACGTCCGGCCGAAATACAACGTCGATCTGAAGGACGATAAGAGCTTTCCCTACCTGGAAATCTTCGTCCGCGAGGATTTTCCCCGGGTCGAGTTTACCCGCGAGCCAAGCGATCGTGGCACGAAGCTGTACGGACCGTTCGCAAGCGCCAGCGCGCTGCGGGGCGCGATCCAGGTGCTGCAGAAGATCTTCAAATTCCGCACCTGCTCGCTGGATATCGAGGCGGGGGACGAACGCTGGCGCTGGTATCGCCCATGCCTGCTGGCGAGCATCAACCAGTGCACGGCCCCGTGCAACTTGCGGATTTCGAAAGACGAGTATCGCCAGGACATCCAGCGGTTGCGGATGTTTCTCGACGGCCAGAAGACGCGGCTGCTGGCCGAGATGAAGCGGGAAATGGCCGCCGCGGCGGCGGCGCTACAGTTCGAAAAGGCCGCGCGGCTGCGCGACGAGATTCAGATGCTCGAAACGCTCGATCGCCGCGGCGAACTGGCCACGCACGTGCAGCCCGAGGTGTTTCACATCGACCCCCAGCGCGGCCTCAATGGCCTGCGCAAGATCCTCAAGCTCGACAAGGTGCCGCGCACCATCGAAGGGGTCGACATTGCTCATCTCGGCGGCGGGCAAACGGTCGCGAGCCTCGTGCAGTTTATCGACGGCCTGCCCTTCAAGCCGGGCTACAAGCGATTCTTGATTCGTTCGGTCGACGGCGTCGATGATTTCGCGAGCATCCGCGAAGTGGTGGCGCGGCGATTCCACCGGCTACAGGACGAGGAACGCCCGTTTCCCGACATCCTGCTGGTCGACGGCGGCCGCGGACAATTGAATGCGGCCTTGGCTGCCTTCGCCGCGCTGGCGATCACTCCGCCGACGGTAATTTCACTCGCCAAGCGCGAAGAGGAAGTCTATGTCCCTGGCCAGGAAGAGCCGCTACGGTTGAGCCGGCACGCTTATGGGCTGCGGCTCTTGCAGTATGTGCGGGACGAGGCGCATCGCTTTGCCCAGCACTATCATCACATCCTGCGGCGTAAGTCGACGCTCGGCGAGTGA
- a CDS encoding beta-ketoacyl-[acyl-carrier-protein] synthase family protein, giving the protein MLRRSDARDPIVLTGIGLVVSTGLHREAAWRAVREGRTAVRKLDDIPFLPAGMVLGATVDLPTAVPQQLKCIDLCHRAAAEALADAQIEWRRVDLDRFGCAISGHMGDAGFCEDRLGIARPDDAIRWWDQFFPSTACSMVAARYGLAGPRTAHSVACASGLIDILSAVRMIEDDQCDIAIAGSAEGILPLFAAGFHQMRVLAYDDEPIRASRPFDAERKGFVMGEGGAMLVLERLSHAQRRGASHIYAEVLGGKMLAQAHHVTGLDAESESLAYLIDRTLGAAGLVPGDVDYINVHGTGTEQNDVVETRAIRRTFRRAAERARISALKSMLGHLVNASGSVELALTALALRDGYVPPTINLTRPDPQCDLDYTPLTGRRATLEHALKLSVAFGGHLAAVALRRWPTAQSLLDVAANSAA; this is encoded by the coding sequence GTGTTGCGCCGTTCGGATGCCCGCGATCCCATCGTCCTGACCGGTATCGGTCTGGTTGTCTCGACCGGGTTGCACCGCGAAGCGGCCTGGCGCGCCGTGCGCGAGGGGCGCACGGCTGTCCGCAAGCTCGACGACATCCCCTTCCTGCCAGCCGGCATGGTTCTAGGCGCCACGGTCGATCTACCGACGGCCGTCCCCCAACAGCTCAAGTGCATCGACTTGTGCCATCGCGCCGCGGCCGAGGCTCTGGCCGACGCGCAGATCGAGTGGCGGCGCGTCGATCTCGACCGCTTCGGCTGTGCAATTAGCGGCCATATGGGCGACGCCGGGTTCTGCGAAGACCGCCTGGGCATTGCCAGACCCGACGATGCCATCCGGTGGTGGGACCAATTCTTCCCTTCGACTGCCTGCTCGATGGTCGCGGCCCGGTACGGGCTCGCCGGCCCCCGCACGGCGCACAGCGTGGCCTGCGCCAGCGGCCTGATCGACATCCTTTCGGCCGTGCGGATGATCGAAGACGATCAATGCGACATCGCCATTGCGGGCAGCGCCGAAGGCATTCTGCCGCTGTTTGCAGCGGGCTTTCACCAGATGCGCGTGCTGGCTTACGACGACGAGCCGATTCGCGCCTCGCGACCCTTTGACGCCGAGCGCAAAGGATTCGTCATGGGCGAAGGGGGCGCCATGCTCGTCCTGGAACGACTCAGTCACGCCCAGCGACGCGGCGCATCGCACATCTATGCCGAAGTGCTCGGCGGTAAAATGCTGGCCCAGGCGCACCACGTGACGGGACTCGATGCCGAGAGTGAGTCGCTGGCCTACTTGATCGATCGCACGCTGGGCGCCGCCGGCCTGGTGCCCGGCGACGTCGACTACATCAACGTGCACGGCACAGGCACCGAGCAGAACGACGTCGTCGAAACCCGCGCCATCCGCCGTACGTTCCGCCGGGCGGCCGAACGCGCACGGATCAGCGCCCTGAAGTCGATGCTCGGTCACCTGGTGAATGCCTCGGGCAGCGTCGAGTTGGCGCTAACGGCCTTGGCCCTGCGCGACGGCTACGTGCCGCCGACGATCAATCTGACCCGGCCCGATCCACAGTGCGACCTGGACTACACGCCGCTGACGGGGCGCCGCGCGACGCTCGAGCATGCCTTGAAGCTGTCCGTGGCGTTCGGCGGCCACCTGGCGGCCGTGGCCTTGCGCCGCTGGCCCACCGCGCAAAGCCTGCTCGATGTGGCCGCCAATTCGGCCGCGTGA
- a CDS encoding division/cell wall cluster transcriptional repressor MraZ codes for MSESQEFILGEFPRTLDERYRLSLPPELAVTLVTEDEECILAKHRPGCLGLWKAAQWQAKLDQGVELIKAKMRSGRFEGRISQVQMFGRLLSTRHRNVKLAGRSRLVIPEGFREFLQVEPGGEVNVVGAGVCVELWHPRAWHAYLDKRMVKFQRLFDNLSK; via the coding sequence ATGTCGGAGTCGCAGGAATTCATTCTTGGTGAGTTTCCCCGCACGCTCGATGAGCGTTATCGGCTGAGTTTGCCGCCTGAATTGGCGGTCACGCTGGTCACGGAAGATGAGGAGTGCATTTTGGCCAAGCATCGCCCTGGCTGTTTGGGCCTGTGGAAAGCGGCCCAGTGGCAGGCCAAGCTCGACCAGGGCGTCGAGCTGATCAAGGCCAAGATGCGGTCCGGCCGGTTTGAAGGTCGCATCAGCCAGGTCCAGATGTTCGGCCGGCTGCTCTCGACCCGACACCGCAACGTCAAGCTGGCTGGCCGCAGCCGGCTGGTGATCCCGGAAGGCTTTCGCGAATTCTTGCAGGTTGAGCCCGGCGGCGAAGTCAACGTCGTCGGGGCGGGGGTGTGTGTCGAGCTCTGGCATCCCCGCGCCTGGCACGCCTATCTCGACAAGCGAATGGTCAAGTTTCAGCGGCTGTTCGACAACCTATCGAAATAA
- a CDS encoding DUF1844 domain-containing protein yields MMSNLDPTDPASEQIHVDEDWKQKVARERAEAERRMAEAAAAGEAAGMPPADFTTLVSMLATQAVISMGQVPNPITGQIEPRPDEARHFIDLLGMLEEKTRRNLTGHEANLINNVLHELRMAFVHAGQQPGAATAQPPDEPGAESKIILP; encoded by the coding sequence ATGATGAGCAATTTGGATCCTACGGACCCCGCCTCGGAACAAATCCACGTCGACGAAGACTGGAAGCAGAAGGTCGCGCGCGAACGAGCCGAAGCCGAGCGCCGCATGGCCGAGGCCGCCGCGGCGGGCGAAGCCGCAGGGATGCCGCCGGCCGATTTCACGACCCTGGTCAGCATGCTGGCCACACAGGCCGTGATTTCGATGGGCCAGGTGCCCAACCCGATCACCGGCCAGATCGAGCCGCGCCCCGACGAGGCCCGGCATTTCATCGATCTGCTGGGCATGCTCGAAGAGAAGACCCGGCGAAATCTCACCGGACACGAGGCGAACCTGATCAACAACGTCCTGCACGAACTGCGGATGGCCTTCGTCCACGCCGGCCAACAGCCGGGTGCGGCCACCGCTCAGCCGCCTGATGAGCCCGGCGCTGAGAGCAAAATCATCCTGCCATAG